One part of the Polycyclovorans algicola TG408 genome encodes these proteins:
- the thrS gene encoding threonine--tRNA ligase — protein sequence MSLQITFPDGNVKSFDAPVTGLEIAQGISPGLAKKAVVVKVDGELWDLTRPITRDAAISIVTRNQPEAVEVIRHDAAHVMAQAVQELFPGTQITFGPSTEYGFYYDFARAEPFTEADLETIEKKMREIVKRDLPITREVWPHDRAVKHFETIGERYKAEWIRDGIAADEELTIYRQGESWLDMCLGPHLPSTGRLGTAFKLTKVSGAYWRGDKNNAQLQRIYGLAFATDEELKAHLHMLEEAEKRDHRRLGRQLDLFHLQEEAPGSVFWHPKGWTLFQTLIGYMRKKQFDAGYQEINTPDMMDKAFWETSGHWQNYGENMFATERDEDRTLCLKPMNCPGHVQIFNQGTRSYRELPLRFAEFGKVHRFEPSGALHGLLRVRSFTQDDGHVFCTPEQLQSECVAFTELTLAQYAEFGFDNIRIKLSTRPEKRIGADHLWDQSEAALADALDSMGIDYSLFPGEGAFYGPKLEFVLRDAIGRDWQCGTIQVDLNLPGRLDAEYIGEDGNRHTPIMLHRAIFGSLERFTGILIEHHAGSLPFWLSPVQAVVAPIVSDADNYARDVCQQLKAAGVRADTDLSNEKINKKIRELAMQRIPVIVVVGRKEAEEGTVTLRLRGEEHQKTLPLAEAVAWLKAHR from the coding sequence TCACCCGCGATGCGGCGATCAGTATCGTCACCCGCAACCAGCCGGAAGCGGTGGAGGTGATCCGTCACGATGCCGCGCATGTCATGGCGCAGGCCGTGCAGGAGCTTTTCCCCGGCACGCAGATCACCTTCGGGCCATCCACCGAATACGGCTTTTATTACGACTTCGCGCGGGCCGAGCCCTTTACCGAGGCCGATCTCGAAACCATCGAGAAAAAGATGCGCGAGATCGTCAAGCGCGATCTGCCCATCACCCGCGAGGTGTGGCCGCACGACCGGGCCGTGAAGCATTTCGAAACCATTGGTGAGCGCTACAAGGCCGAGTGGATTCGCGATGGCATTGCGGCGGATGAAGAACTCACCATCTACAGGCAGGGCGAGTCGTGGCTGGACATGTGTCTGGGGCCACACCTGCCCTCCACCGGCCGTCTGGGCACCGCCTTTAAGCTGACCAAGGTGTCGGGCGCTTACTGGCGCGGCGACAAGAACAACGCGCAACTGCAGCGCATCTACGGACTGGCGTTCGCCACCGATGAAGAGCTGAAAGCCCACCTGCACATGCTGGAAGAGGCCGAAAAGCGCGACCACCGCCGCCTGGGGCGCCAACTGGACCTGTTCCACCTACAGGAAGAAGCGCCCGGCTCGGTGTTCTGGCACCCCAAGGGCTGGACGCTGTTCCAGACCCTGATCGGTTACATGCGCAAAAAGCAGTTCGACGCCGGATATCAGGAAATCAATACGCCGGACATGATGGACAAGGCGTTCTGGGAAACCTCGGGCCACTGGCAGAACTACGGCGAAAACATGTTCGCCACCGAGCGTGACGAAGACCGTACGCTGTGCCTCAAACCGATGAATTGCCCCGGTCACGTGCAGATCTTCAACCAGGGCACGCGCTCCTACCGTGAGTTGCCGCTGCGCTTCGCCGAGTTCGGCAAGGTGCACCGCTTCGAGCCCTCCGGCGCCCTGCACGGCCTGTTGCGGGTGCGCAGCTTCACCCAGGACGATGGCCACGTTTTCTGCACGCCCGAGCAACTGCAATCCGAGTGTGTGGCCTTCACCGAGCTCACCCTGGCGCAGTACGCCGAATTTGGCTTCGACAACATCCGCATCAAGCTCTCGACCCGCCCGGAAAAGCGCATCGGCGCCGATCACCTCTGGGACCAGTCTGAAGCGGCCCTGGCCGACGCCCTCGATTCCATGGGCATCGACTACAGCCTGTTCCCCGGCGAAGGCGCGTTCTACGGCCCCAAGCTGGAGTTCGTGCTGCGCGACGCCATTGGCCGTGACTGGCAGTGCGGCACCATTCAGGTGGACTTGAACCTGCCCGGCCGTCTCGATGCCGAGTACATCGGCGAAGACGGCAACCGCCACACGCCGATCATGTTGCACCGCGCCATCTTTGGCTCGCTGGAGCGGTTCACCGGCATCCTCATCGAGCACCATGCCGGCAGCCTGCCCTTCTGGTTGTCGCCAGTGCAGGCGGTGGTCGCCCCCATCGTGTCGGATGCCGATAACTATGCGCGCGACGTGTGCCAGCAGCTCAAGGCAGCCGGTGTTCGCGCGGACACCGACCTGTCGAACGAGAAGATCAACAAAAAAATCCGCGAGCTGGCGATGCAGCGCATTCCGGTGATTGTCGTCGTCGGCCGCAAGGAAGCTGAAGAAGGCACCGTGACGCTGCGCCTGCGCGGCGAGGAACATCAAAAAACCCTGCCGCTGGCCGAGGCCGTGGCCTGGCTCAAGGCGCATCGCTGA
- a CDS encoding M23 family metallopeptidase: MRIVGLLLILLATLPASGLQLEGRWIQGGFVSGKVAPGSTMTLDGQRVTIAKDGTFAFGLGFDAPVAATLTVTHPDGRKERQEYPVEQRRYPESRIDGLPGAMVTPPKAVLDRIAKDNSDVGKARAQRRPAADFADGFIWPLKGSRISGEFGSRRILNGEPRQPHFGVDIAAPSGTPIQASAAGLVTMAHPDLYFTGQTVIIDHGLGVTTTYLHLSKTNVKVGQAVAKGEVIGQVGMTGRATGPHLCWRANWGNVRLDPSLLVDEQPARTQPRS; the protein is encoded by the coding sequence ATGCGCATCGTCGGTCTGCTGCTGATTTTGCTGGCCACACTGCCCGCCTCGGGGTTGCAGCTGGAAGGTCGGTGGATACAGGGCGGCTTCGTAAGCGGGAAAGTCGCGCCGGGCAGCACGATGACCCTCGATGGCCAGCGGGTGACCATCGCCAAAGACGGCACCTTCGCCTTCGGGCTGGGCTTTGATGCCCCGGTGGCGGCCACCCTGACCGTCACCCATCCCGATGGCCGCAAAGAGCGTCAAGAGTATCCGGTTGAACAGCGCCGCTATCCGGAAAGCCGCATCGACGGCCTGCCGGGCGCCATGGTGACGCCGCCCAAGGCGGTGCTGGACCGCATTGCCAAAGACAACAGCGACGTCGGCAAAGCCCGCGCCCAGCGGCGACCGGCTGCAGATTTTGCCGACGGCTTCATCTGGCCGCTCAAGGGCAGCCGCATCTCGGGCGAGTTTGGCTCCAGGCGCATCCTCAATGGTGAACCGCGCCAACCGCACTTCGGCGTCGACATTGCCGCGCCCAGTGGCACGCCCATTCAGGCCAGCGCGGCGGGCTTGGTCACGATGGCGCATCCCGACCTGTATTTCACCGGTCAGACGGTGATCATCGACCACGGCCTGGGCGTCACCACCACCTACCTCCACCTGTCGAAAACCAACGTGAAAGTCGGTCAAGCGGTTGCCAAGGGTGAAGTGATCGGCCAGGTCGGCATGACCGGTCGCGCCACCGGGCCGCACCTGTGCTGGCGCGCCAACTGGGGCAACGTGCGACTCGATCCTTCTTTATTGGTCGACGAACAACCTGCGCGCACCCAGCCGCGGTCCTGA
- a CDS encoding SLC13 family permease, giving the protein MSAWLIASVFVFTYLGMAAGRVPGLKVDRAHIAFAASVLLLVSGSVTLKQAGGWLDWDALLLLLGMMIISVQFQLSGVYARVNVGVGRLSRRPKTLLALVTVLG; this is encoded by the coding sequence ATGAGCGCATGGCTGATCGCGAGCGTGTTTGTGTTCACCTACCTGGGCATGGCCGCCGGTCGCGTACCCGGCCTCAAGGTCGATCGGGCGCACATCGCCTTCGCTGCGTCGGTGCTGTTGCTGGTCAGCGGCAGCGTCACGCTGAAACAGGCAGGGGGGTGGCTGGACTGGGACGCGCTGCTGTTGCTGCTGGGGATGATGATCATCTCGGTGCAGTTTCAGTTGTCCGGCGTTTATGCCCGTGTGAATGTGGGTGTTGGGCGACTGTCGCGACGACCCAAAACGCTGCTGGCGCTGGTCACGGTTTTGGGGTGA
- a CDS encoding SLC13 family permease, with protein MAVDSDDKSIHFTWKPWLAVLALLALFSTPLPRELSALALAVLVMASRHHASRDYIGAVDWNLLLLFVGLFIVTGAASELPWAQHHAAQLAAQGLLPDTALSLAGASLLGSNLIGNVPFVMLLLQVWPDIRSPTLQALALLSTLSGNLLIVSSVVNLVVAESARRYGVTVGFFQFARVGIPVTLLSMTVALGWLWWMGMPP; from the coding sequence GTGGCTGTGGACAGCGACGACAAGTCCATTCACTTCACATGGAAACCTTGGCTCGCGGTGCTGGCCTTGTTGGCACTGTTCTCGACGCCGCTTCCACGCGAGCTCTCGGCACTGGCCCTGGCGGTGCTGGTCATGGCCTCCCGCCACCACGCCAGCCGCGATTACATCGGTGCCGTGGACTGGAATCTGCTGCTGCTGTTCGTCGGCCTGTTCATCGTCACCGGCGCAGCATCAGAACTGCCGTGGGCGCAGCACCACGCAGCGCAACTTGCGGCACAGGGCCTGCTGCCCGACACCGCGCTGTCGTTGGCAGGCGCCTCGCTGCTGGGGTCCAACCTGATCGGCAACGTACCGTTCGTGATGCTGCTGTTGCAGGTTTGGCCCGACATCCGCTCGCCCACCCTACAGGCGCTGGCGCTGCTGTCGACCTTGTCCGGAAATCTGCTGATCGTCAGCAGCGTGGTGAACCTGGTCGTGGCCGAAAGCGCGCGTCGGTATGGCGTAACGGTCGGCTTTTTCCAGTTTGCGCGCGTCGGCATTCCCGTCACTTTGCTGTCGATGACGGTGGCCCTTGGCTGGCTGTGGTGGATGGGCATGCCGCCATAA